A genomic segment from Spinacia oleracea cultivar Varoflay chromosome 3, BTI_SOV_V1, whole genome shotgun sequence encodes:
- the LOC110800498 gene encoding uncharacterized protein — translation MDTSWIDLPTGHPEYVDGCMQFIAFAKQGLFEGKIRCPCKNCKVDKWFPINDVERHILFKGFYKSYRNWIFHGKGDMVQRMLGSDGGSTSEGSLGNQSGFVGRDNMGGLLRSAFSVNVPPNFPTFEAREDGEWTEEPVSYDTDVEYDDSTIEEDATYKKLLQASEEKLYEGYAFPQILDFPSSYYYSKKMIKDLGLRYEKIDACPNDCMLYWGEFLEKDKCHVCGKSRWKTTKGKKGDDVSDQGTNTCKKGVPAKVMRYFPLIPRLKRIYMSSETAEDMRWHDTERLGEDDKKILRHPSDALAWKAFDERYRDFALDPRSVRLGLASDGFNPYRLMNTTYSTWLVVLIPYNLPPWLCMKPSSFILSTLIPGKASPGNDIDVYLQPLVHELKLLWGGVEAFDAFDGVKFNLRAALLWTINDFPGYAMLSGLSTKGYNACPICMDSTPSDRFGNKICYCSYRKWLPADHPYRRQGEKFCEKFGTNELGEAPSRPSGTDILRQQEKVEYVYGKSKAPPKRRQRGHTDNNDVQDEIVFGTKRSIFFDLVYWEHNLLRHNLDVMHIEKNVSENLLGTLLSMDKSRDNRDDREALEAWRIKTHLWLSADHNGNEYMPPASYSMSREEKERFLTVLQKLKVPDGYGSNLSSCVNMKQRKLINLKSHDNHVLMQDILPVALRASNATKVIDLLARLSSFFKKLCSTSIDPDDLDGLQDVIVLTLCQLEMEFLPSFFTIMVHLLIHLVEEVKLGGPVQYRWMYPIERYLSHLKSHVTNKAQPEGSIAEGYLLEETIRFCSRYLQGVKTIFNMPKRMDDDISNSDDYLFNSGGRVIGKEVSIRLDGQSLKQAHRYVLLHSDEIKGDLDEFLTEKRQMNLEISVAESDESKWIINEFGGWLRNKVHFIDATTEDGKLRKALAGGLHSYGRKLKGYIINGYKFLSTDRDCRLLTQNSGVMVEADGVAYYGKVMDIYELNYYGDYKVVLFRCDWVDIRRGVRTYPNGGVCVNFSKLMHTGRLLQDDPFVFSSQAKQVFYIEDEIQKGWFHVVKNKPRDLFDLGDSLPVAEEGAGFFSLAFWFFSLAVWLQATYRLRSATIFLRYS, via the exons ATGGATACAAGTTGGATAGATCTACCCACTGGCCACCCTGAATATGTCGATGGTTGTATGCAATTCATTGCGTTTGCCAAGCAAGGTCTATTCGAAGGAAAAATTAGATGTCCATGTAAGAACTGTAAGGTGGATAAATGGTTCCCGATTAATGATGTAGAGCGACATATTTTGTTTAAGGGGTTTTATAAGTCGTATAGAAATTGGATCTTTCATGGTAAAGGGGATATGGTTCAACGTATGTTAGGGAgtgatggagggagtactagtgAAGGATCCCTTGGTAATCAAAGTGGGTTTGTAGGTCGAGATAATATGGGAGGACTATTAAGATCAGCTTTTAGTGTTAATGTGCCACCCAATTTTCCAACTTTTGAAGCAAGAGAGGATGGTGAATGGACTGAGGAGCCCGTGTCATACGACACAGATGTTGAATATGATGATTCTACAATAGAAGAAGATGCGACATATAAGAAGCTACTTCAAGCTTCTGAGGAGAAATTATATGAGGGGT ATGCATTTCCTCAAATACTTGATTTTCCCTCGTCTTATTATTACAGtaagaaaatgataaaagacttgggccttaggTATGAAAAAATTGATGCTTGTCCTAATGATTGTATGCTGTATTGGGGTGAATTTTTAGAGAAAGACAAATGTCATGTTTGTGGTAAATCGAGGTGGAAAACAACCAAGGGTAAGAAGGGTGACGATGTAAGTGATCAAGGTACGAATACTTGTAAGAAAGGTGTGCCAGCTAAGGTAATGCGATATTTTCCTCTTATCCCAAGACTAAAAAGAATCTACATGTCATCAGAAACAGCAGAAGATATGAGATGGCATGATACAGAGCGATTGGGTGAAGATGATAAGAAGATTTTGAGGCATCCTTCCGATGCCTTAGCGTGGAAGGCATTTGATGAGCGTTATAGAGATTTTGCATTAGACCCTCGTAGTGTTCGATTAGGTCTTGCGAGCgatgggtttaatccataccgTTTAATGAACACTACTTATAGTACATGGCTAGTGGTGTTGATTCCTTATAATCTTCCACCATGGCTATGTATGAAACCATCTTCTTTCATTTTGTCCACACTTATTCCCGGAAAAGCAAGTCCTGGAAATGATATTGACGTGTATTTGCAACCATTAGTTCATGAGTTAAAATTGCTGTGGGGAGGGGTTGAAGCTTTTGATGCTTTTGACGGAGTGAAATTTAATTTGCGCGCGGCTCTGCTTTGGACTATTAATGACTTTCCTGGCTATGCAATGCTCTCTGGTTTGAGCACAAAAGGTTACAATGCATGTCCTATATGCATGGATTCCACACCTTCTGATAGATTTGGGAACAAGATTTGTTATTGTAGCTATAGAAAATGGTTACCCGCAGATCACCCATATCGACGTCAGGGTGAAAAGTTTTGTGAGAAGTTTGGAACTAATGAGTTGGGTGAAGCCCCATCTCGTCCTAGCGGCACTGATATATTGAGGCAACAAGAAAAGGTCGAGTATGTTTATGGAAAGTCAAAGGCACCACCGAAAAGGAGACAAAGAGGACATACTGATAACAATGATGTCCAAGATGAAATTGTCTTTGGTACCAAGAGAAGCATATTCTTTGATTTGGTGTATTGGGAGCATAATCTTCTAAGGCATAATTTAGACgttatgcacattgagaaaaatgtgtctGAGAATCTTTTGGGAACACTTCTTAGTATGGATAAGAGTAGAGATAATAGGGATGATCGAGAAGCCCTTGAAGCATGGAGAATAAAGACTCACCTTTGGCTTAGTGCTGATCATAATGGAAATGAATACATGCCTCCAGCTTCCTATTCTATGTCTAGGGAGGAAAAAGAGAGATTCTTAACTGTTTTGCAGAAACTTAAAGTTCCGGATGGATATGGATCCAACCTTTCTAGTTGTGTGAATATGAAGCAAAGGAAGTTGATTAACCTCAAGAGTCATGACAACCATGTTCTAATGCAAGATATCCTCCCCGTCGCCTTAAGAGCTTCTAATGCTACAAAGGTGATTGACTTGTTGGCTAGATTGTCTTCGTTTTTCAAGAAGTTGTGCTCCACCAGTATTGATCCAGATGATTTAGATGGTCTTCAAGATGTAATTGTTTTAACTCTTTGTCAGTTGGAAATGGAGTTTTTGCCTTCATTTTTCACAATCATGGTCCATTTGTTGATTCACTTAGTGGAGGAGGTTAAACTTGGTGGACCAGTGCAATACAGATGGATGTATCCCATTGAAAG gtACTTGTCCCATTTGAAGTCACATGTAACCAATAAAGCCCAACCTGAAGGATCTATTGCGGAAGGCTACCTTTTAGAGGAGACAATTAGGTTTTGCTCGAGATATCTTCAAGGTGTTAAGACCATCTTCAACATGCCTAAAAGGATGGATGATGACATTTCAAATTCTGATGATTACTTATTTAATTCCGGCGGTCGAGTCATTGGAAAGGAGGTCAGCATTCGCCTTGATGGTCAAAGCTTAAAACAAGCCCATCGCTACGTTTTACTTCACTCTGATGAGATCAAAGGGGATCTAGA TGAATTTTTAACCGAGAAGCGTCAAATGAACTTAGAAATTTCCGTCGCGGAGAGTGATGAAAGTAAATGGATCATCAATGAATTTGGAGGGTGGCTGCGAAACAAG GTACATTTCATAGATGCAACCACCGAAGATGGGAAACTAAGAAAAGCTTTGGCGGGTGGTTTGCATTCTTATGgtagaaaattaaaaggataCATAATCAATGGATACAAATTCCTTTCCACTGATCGCGATTGtcgtcttttgacacaaaattctGGAGTTATGGTTGAAGCGGATGGAGTGGCATACTACGGAAAAGTGATGGATATCTATGAATTAAATTACTATGGAGATTATAAAGTTGTATTGTTTCGTTGTGATTGGGTAGACATTCGTAGGGGTGTAAGAACATATCCAAACGGCGGAGTATGTGTCAATTTCTCTAAATTGATGCATACTGGACGATTATTGCAAGATGATCCATTTGTCTTCTCATCTCAAGCAAAACAAGTTTTTTACATAGAAGATGAGATACAAAAAGGATGGTTCCATGTTGTTAAGAATAAGCCTAGAGATTTGTTTGATTTAGGTGATTCTTTACCAGTAGCGGAAGAGG GGGCTGGTTTTTTTTCTCTTGCATTTTGGTTCTTTTCTCTTGCAGTCTGGTTGCAGGCGACTTATCGATTGAGGTCTGCTACTATCTTTTTACGTTACAGTTGA